One Streptomonospora salina genomic window, ACCGCACGCGCCACCGCGTCCCGGATCCGGCGGTGATCCGATTGAGCGACGCCGACCACCCCTACCTCACACGCCCGCCCGCCCTCGCCGTCGAGGTCGTCTCCCCGGAGAGCGTGTTCCGCGACAACCACACCAAGCGACGGGAGTACGCGGAGTTCGGCATCGAGTCCTACTGGATCGTCGCCCCGGAAAAAGAGGGGATCATGGAGTTCCGCCTGGACGACGACCAGTACGTCGAGACGGCACAGGTCTACGGCGACGACGTCTTCGAGACCGACTTCCCCTTCCCCCTGAAGATCGTCCCCACCTGGCTCACCGCCGACGGCCCCTGGAAGCGGCACATCGGCGGCGAATGACCGCACACCGCGGATCCGCGGCCGCTCACTCCGGCAGCGGGGCCGCCGCAGTGCCCCGCGGCGGAGCCCGCCCGATCCGCCGGTGTCACTCGGGCGCGTGGCAGACGGCTTCGACGTTGTTGCCGTCGGGGTCGCGGACGAAGGTCCCGTAGAAATACGGGTGGTATTCGGGCCACAGCCGGGGCGCGTGCAGGACTTCGGCGCCGGCGGAGAGCGCGGCCGCGTGAAACGACTCGACGGCGGCGCGAATCCCGCTCGGGTTCTCCCGGTGCGCCTGACATTCGGTGTCAGGAATAGGCGTGACCATGGCCGGCATGTACGAGACCGGCACTGAACTCGACGAACTCCAGAATCTGCTCGACGCCTCGCTGAACCGGGCGGGCACCCACTTGCGGTCGATCTACGGGGCCGACGGGGAGCGGTCGGCCACGCTCACCGCCGAACAGCTCACCCGTGTGCTCACCGGGATGTGCACACTGGCGCTGTCCACGGTGACAGCCGAGGGGGAACCCCGCATCAGCGGCGTCGACGGCCACTTCCTGCACGGACGCTGGTTCGTGGGCACCGATCGCTCCGCGGCCAAGGCCCGCCATCTGGCGGCCCGCCCCGGCGTGAGCGTCGCCCACATGCGCGGTGAGGCCGTCGGCGTTTTCACCCACGGCGCCGCGGTCCCCATCACCCCGAAAGACGCGGAGGATCCGGAGGCTTCCGGGTGGCCCGCCGTGCTGGAGCACCTCGTCGCCCACTACGGCGAGTCCCCGATGAACTGGGGCGACGACATCGTCTACTACCGGATCGATCCGCACTGGATGACCGCCTACTGCATCGACCCGGACGCGGTGCTGTCCGCCCCCTGAAGCGCATTCCCGTTCCGCCCGGTGAGCGCCGGGCTGCAGCGCCCTCCGCGGTGCCGGGCCGGTCGGCGACCGGCCCGGCACCGCGGCATAGCCTGGACGGCGTGGCCGAACGAGACATCGGGGAGCCCGCGGCCGCCCCCGGGCTCCGTAGCGAAGCGCCGGGCGACGGCGCGACCGACCGGCGCACGCTCCCCCTCTACGGAGCGGGCGAGGTCGACGTGCCGTTCGTCGTCCTGAGCGGCGCCGAGACCATCGCCGCCGACACGTTCTGGGATGTGCATTCGCATCCGACCCACGAACTGCTCTGGAACGAGGAGGGTGCCTCCTCGGCGGTGATCGGCGGACGGATCTGGACGGTCACCCCCGCGGCGGGGCTGTGGATACCCGCCGGCATCCGCCATTCCGGCTGGACACCGGCGGGTATCCGCCATCGCGCCGCACAGTTCGCGGTCGATTCGGTCCCCTCGATCTCCGACGTTCCCGTCGCCGTGGAACTCACCCCGCTGCTGCGGCTCCTGCTCGACCGGCTCGACGCCGACGGCCTGGCACCGGCCGCACGGGCGCGCACGGAGGCGGTGGTGCTGGACCTGCTGGCCCCCGCCCGCAACGAGTTGACCCTGCGGATCCCGGAGTCGCCGCTGCTGGCACCCATCGCCGCCACCGTGCGCGACGATCCCGCGGACGCCACGACGCTGGCCGCGTGGGCCGGGCGGCTCGGCGTGAACACCCGGACGATCACGCGCGCCTTCCGCGCCGAGACCGGATTGGGGTTCAGCCGGTGGGTGGCGACCGCGCGCATGCAGCACGCCGTCGCGATGCTCGCGCGGGGAGACCGGATCGACGACGTCGCCGAACGTGTCGGTTATCACTCGGCGAGCGCGTTCGGCGCCGCCTTCCGGCGGATCACGGGGGCCAGTCCCGGGCGGTTCCCCTCCCAGTGAGGGTGTCCGGCGCATCCAGCCGTACACGGATGTCCGTTTCGCGATGAACACTGTCGCTCTTGCGCGATTGCACACAGAGCGCGCACCCGTCTAACTTCGGCTAGGCAAACCTAAGTCCGCCCCTGCGGCCGTGGGCGCGTGCTCGGCGCATACCGAACCGGACGTCCCCGCCGACCGGCGCCCGACCCGCGCGGGCCGACAGACGGCGAACAGGCCGGCCCCGAGGCCGACCGATCGGCTCGCCACAACCGAAGGGAAACCATGCCCCGCGTTTCAAGGCTGGTCGCACTCTCCACAGCTGCACTGCTCACCGCCGGTACCGCGGCCTGCTCCCCAGCACCGTCGAGCGACGAGGACGGCGGCTCCGGCGACTGGAGCACCGTCACCGTCGAGCACGCGCTCGGCACGACGAAGATCGAGTCCGAGCCCGAGCGCGTGGCGACCGTCAACTGGGCCAACCACGAAGTCCCGCTGGCTCTGGGCGTCGTACCGGTCGGTATGGCCGAGGCCAATTTCGGCGACGACGACGGCGACGGCGTACTCCCCTGGGTCGAGGAGCGGCTCGACGAGCTCGACGCCGACACCCCCGTGCTGTTCGACGAGACCGACGGCATCGACTTCGAAGCCGTCGCCGATACCCGTCCCGACGTGATCCTCGCCGCGTACTCCGGGCTGACCCAGGAGGACTACGACACGCTGAGCGAGATC contains:
- a CDS encoding Uma2 family endonuclease, whose protein sequence is MSIGKPDPPAGRLTVQDLARTPDDGRRYELADGKLDVSPAPVFLHTLIEGRLCTHLGSVAPSEFAVLPGAGINLTADRTRHRVPDPAVIRLSDADHPYLTRPPALAVEVVSPESVFRDNHTKRREYAEFGIESYWIVAPEKEGIMEFRLDDDQYVETAQVYGDDVFETDFPFPLKIVPTWLTADGPWKRHIGGE
- a CDS encoding pyridoxamine 5'-phosphate oxidase family protein produces the protein MAGMYETGTELDELQNLLDASLNRAGTHLRSIYGADGERSATLTAEQLTRVLTGMCTLALSTVTAEGEPRISGVDGHFLHGRWFVGTDRSAAKARHLAARPGVSVAHMRGEAVGVFTHGAAVPITPKDAEDPEASGWPAVLEHLVAHYGESPMNWGDDIVYYRIDPHWMTAYCIDPDAVLSAP
- a CDS encoding helix-turn-helix domain-containing protein; the encoded protein is MGEPAAAPGLRSEAPGDGATDRRTLPLYGAGEVDVPFVVLSGAETIAADTFWDVHSHPTHELLWNEEGASSAVIGGRIWTVTPAAGLWIPAGIRHSGWTPAGIRHRAAQFAVDSVPSISDVPVAVELTPLLRLLLDRLDADGLAPAARARTEAVVLDLLAPARNELTLRIPESPLLAPIAATVRDDPADATTLAAWAGRLGVNTRTITRAFRAETGLGFSRWVATARMQHAVAMLARGDRIDDVAERVGYHSASAFGAAFRRITGASPGRFPSQ